In Simplicispira sp. 125, one DNA window encodes the following:
- the hflK gene encoding FtsH protease activity modulator HflK → MNAPNSARRWALLPASLRGMFNLNDPRWGRGDDKSNDDARDDGGRPPPQSSGGRDDRNPKQGGQPPDLDELWRDLNRKLSGFFGGKNGGGRGPGTGGGGYQPDMKNAGVGVGLIAGIAVLIWLGTGFFIVQEGQQAVITQFGKYKSTAGAGFNWRLPYPVQRHELVFVTQIRSVDVGRDTVIKATGLRESAMLTEDENIVEIKFAVQYRLNDARAWLFESKNPGDAVVQAAETAVREVVGKMKMDTALAEERDQIAPRVRALMQTILDRYKVGVEVVGINLQQGGVRPPEQVQAAFDDVLKAGQERERAKNEAQAYANDVVPRAVGSASRLKEEADAYKARIVAQAQGDSQRFSAVLAEYQKAPQVTRDRMYLDTMQQIYSSVSKVLIDSRQGSNLLYLPLDKILQGATSTAGLTDVPASTAPAAVPAMPPPLSNDARARDTSRTRDRESR, encoded by the coding sequence ATGAATGCACCAAACAGTGCCCGCCGCTGGGCTCTCTTGCCTGCAAGTCTGCGAGGAATGTTCAATCTGAACGATCCTCGCTGGGGTCGAGGCGACGATAAATCAAACGATGACGCTCGGGACGATGGTGGGCGCCCGCCGCCCCAGTCTTCTGGGGGGCGGGATGATCGCAATCCCAAACAAGGTGGGCAGCCTCCAGATCTGGATGAATTGTGGCGTGATCTAAACCGTAAGTTGTCTGGGTTCTTTGGTGGAAAGAATGGCGGCGGACGCGGCCCCGGTACGGGTGGTGGCGGGTACCAGCCTGACATGAAGAATGCAGGTGTCGGCGTTGGCTTGATTGCCGGGATTGCCGTTCTTATCTGGTTAGGAACAGGTTTTTTCATTGTGCAGGAAGGGCAGCAGGCCGTCATTACGCAATTTGGAAAATACAAAAGTACGGCAGGTGCTGGTTTCAACTGGCGACTTCCATATCCTGTTCAGCGACATGAACTGGTGTTTGTGACTCAAATTCGCTCAGTGGATGTAGGTCGTGACACGGTGATCAAGGCCACCGGTTTACGCGAATCAGCCATGCTGACGGAAGATGAAAACATCGTTGAGATCAAGTTTGCCGTTCAGTACCGATTGAATGATGCGCGTGCTTGGTTGTTTGAGAGCAAGAACCCGGGGGATGCCGTTGTTCAGGCAGCCGAAACGGCGGTGCGCGAAGTTGTCGGGAAGATGAAAATGGATACTGCGCTTGCTGAAGAACGTGATCAGATTGCGCCGCGTGTGCGTGCTTTGATGCAAACCATTCTGGATCGTTACAAAGTGGGTGTCGAGGTGGTAGGCATCAACCTGCAACAAGGTGGTGTGAGGCCGCCGGAGCAGGTGCAAGCAGCATTTGATGATGTCTTGAAGGCCGGCCAGGAGCGCGAGCGGGCGAAGAACGAGGCACAAGCCTATGCCAATGATGTTGTGCCGCGTGCAGTGGGCTCGGCATCGCGTCTGAAAGAAGAAGCAGACGCTTATAAGGCGCGCATCGTTGCACAGGCCCAAGGTGACTCGCAGCGGTTCAGTGCGGTGCTGGCTGAGTATCAGAAGGCACCACAAGTGACGCGCGACCGTATGTACCTGGACACCATGCAACAAATTTATAGCAGTGTTTCCAAGGTGCTCATAGATTCGCGCCAGGGTTCGAATCTGTTGTACTTACCACTCGACAAGATACTGCAAGGAGCGACTTCGACAGCAGGTCTGACGGATGTGCCCGCATCAACGGCACCAGCCGCCGTTCCGGCGATGCCACCCCCTTTGTCCAATGATGCCCGTGCGCGAGACACCAGCCGCACGCGTGATCGTGAATCGCGCTAG
- the hflC gene encoding protease modulator HflC, which yields MNRVGFFATSILVALALLSSMVFVVDQRQFGVLYALGQIKEVITEPGLNFKLPPPFQNVSYIDKRLLTLDSSDTEPMLTAEKQRVVIDWYVRWRISEPSEYIRNVGLDENSGALQLNRVVRNAFQEEINKRTVKELLSLKREALMSDVKREVLESVRGAKPWGVDVVDVRITRVDYVEAITESVYRRMEAERKRVANELRSTGAAEGEKIRADADRQREIAIANAYRDAQKVKGEGDAEAARVYAEAFGRDPQFAQFYRSLDAYKASFNKKSDVMVLDPASSEFFKSLRGAGAATASSSPRK from the coding sequence GTGAACAGGGTAGGATTTTTTGCAACCTCCATACTGGTAGCGCTTGCGCTGCTGAGTTCGATGGTTTTTGTGGTCGATCAACGCCAGTTTGGCGTGCTCTATGCATTGGGGCAGATCAAGGAAGTCATCACTGAGCCAGGCTTGAATTTCAAGCTGCCTCCGCCTTTCCAAAATGTGTCATACATCGACAAAAGGCTCTTGACGCTGGACAGCTCAGATACCGAGCCCATGTTGACGGCTGAAAAACAGCGCGTCGTGATTGACTGGTATGTTCGCTGGCGCATCTCAGAACCTTCGGAATACATCCGAAATGTGGGGCTGGATGAGAATTCAGGTGCTCTGCAGTTGAACCGCGTTGTGCGAAATGCATTTCAGGAAGAAATCAACAAAAGAACCGTTAAGGAACTGCTGTCTCTCAAGCGAGAGGCGCTGATGTCCGATGTTAAGCGCGAGGTTCTGGAGTCGGTGCGTGGAGCAAAGCCCTGGGGTGTTGACGTCGTAGACGTGCGGATCACACGCGTGGACTATGTAGAGGCGATCACCGAGTCGGTATACCGGCGTATGGAGGCTGAGCGCAAGCGGGTCGCCAATGAGCTGCGTTCTACGGGGGCGGCAGAGGGTGAAAAAATCAGGGCTGATGCAGACCGGCAACGGGAAATCGCCATTGCCAATGCATATCGTGATGCTCAAAAGGTCAAAGGCGAAGGGGATGCGGAAGCTGCCCGCGTGTATGCAGAGGCCTTTGGACGTGATCCGCAGTTTGCGCAGTTCTACAGAAGCCTGGACGCCTACAAAGCCAGCTTTAACAAGAAAAGCGACGTCATGGTGCTCGATCCTGCCTCTTCAGAGTTCTTTAAGTCGTTGCGGGGGGCGGGTGCCGCCACTGCATCATCCAGTCCTCGTAAATAA
- a CDS encoding DUF2065 domain-containing protein gives MDWGDGIWVAVGLVFVIEGLLPLVSPTGWRRMFVQFMQLRDGQIRFIALLGVAIGVAMLVLA, from the coding sequence ATGGACTGGGGTGATGGTATCTGGGTTGCTGTTGGTCTGGTCTTTGTCATCGAGGGGCTTCTGCCTCTCGTGTCGCCTACCGGTTGGCGCCGCATGTTTGTTCAATTCATGCAGTTGCGCGATGGGCAGATCCGATTCATTGCGTTACTAGGCGTCGCCATTGGCGTGGCGATGCTTGTGCTAGCGTGA
- a CDS encoding ATP phosphoribosyltransferase regulatory subunit, with protein sequence MSAWVLPDHIADVLPSEARHIEELRRGLLDTARSYGYELVMPPLLEHLESLLTGTGEALDLQTFKLVDQISGRMLGLRADTTQQVARIDAHLLNRRGVARLCYCGPVLHTWPDRPHATREPLQFGAEIYGHAGLEADLESLELARSCLAVAGVRAATVDMADVRIVRSLLNGVNASADSLRRVYAALAAKDASELSALTRNFPDASRDGLRALLNLYGDQSVLQEAEKALSGTPGIGALLSDLRWLAERLDGARVTFDLSDLRGYSYYSGARFAIYADGASDALVRGGRYDEVGAVFGRNRPAAGFSLDLKQLVSAVPARAPKLAIRVAWNEAKDVQAAIAELRRCGETVVCVLPGHESEVNEFHCDRELLKEAGSWTVRSI encoded by the coding sequence ATGTCTGCTTGGGTCCTGCCGGATCATATTGCCGATGTACTGCCCTCAGAGGCCAGGCACATCGAAGAGCTGCGTCGAGGATTGCTCGATACTGCACGTAGCTATGGCTATGAGTTGGTAATGCCGCCGCTGCTGGAGCACCTGGAGTCTTTACTCACAGGCACCGGAGAGGCGCTCGATCTGCAAACTTTCAAATTGGTGGACCAAATTTCGGGGCGCATGCTGGGTTTGCGTGCCGACACCACACAGCAGGTCGCACGCATTGACGCGCATTTACTTAATCGTCGAGGCGTCGCTCGCCTTTGCTATTGCGGGCCCGTGTTGCACACTTGGCCGGATCGCCCGCATGCAACGCGTGAGCCTCTGCAGTTCGGCGCAGAAATCTATGGTCATGCAGGTCTTGAAGCTGATCTGGAGTCTTTGGAGTTGGCGCGCTCCTGTCTGGCTGTTGCGGGTGTGCGTGCGGCTACCGTCGACATGGCCGATGTTCGCATCGTGCGTAGCTTGTTGAATGGGGTGAATGCGTCTGCTGACTCTCTGCGACGTGTCTATGCCGCGTTGGCTGCCAAGGATGCCAGCGAGCTGTCTGCACTCACCCGCAATTTCCCTGATGCTTCCCGCGATGGGCTGCGTGCCTTGTTGAACTTGTATGGCGACCAGTCCGTTCTTCAAGAGGCGGAAAAGGCTCTCTCCGGTACACCTGGCATTGGTGCGCTGCTGTCCGATTTGCGCTGGCTTGCTGAGCGCCTAGATGGTGCACGTGTGACTTTTGACTTGTCCGATTTGCGCGGCTACTCCTACTACAGTGGGGCAAGATTTGCCATTTACGCCGACGGTGCCAGTGACGCTTTGGTTCGTGGTGGGCGTTACGATGAAGTGGGGGCGGTATTCGGGCGCAATCGTCCGGCGGCCGGCTTCAGTCTGGATCTGAAGCAGTTGGTTAGTGCCGTGCCTGCTCGTGCACCTAAGTTGGCTATCCGGGTGGCCTGGAATGAAGCCAAAGATGTTCAAGCGGCCATTGCAGAACTTAGGCGCTGCGGTGAAACCGTCGTATGTGTTCTCCCTGGTCATGAGAGTGAAGTGAATGAGTTTCACTGTGACCGAGAACTTCTCAAGGAAGCAGGAAGTTGGACCGTCAGGTCTATTTGA
- a CDS encoding adenylosuccinate synthase has product MKTTKGRNVVVVGTQWGDEGKGKLVDWLTESAQGVVRFQGGHNAGHTLVINGIKTALHLIPSGIMRAGVKCYIGNGVVVSAAKLFEEIEGLEKAGVEVRSRLRVSEACPLILPFHVALDVAREAAREQGGTEKIGTTGRGIGPAYEDKIARRALRVQDLKYPERFSAKLRELLDLHNHVLRTFLNSSQFVFAESLQPYLQDGQIQFEPVFQEAMRHAEMLRPMMADVSRELNEAHLNGENLLFEGAQGTLLDVDHGTYPYVTSSNCVAGNAAAGAGVGPGLLHYILGITKAYCTRVGGGPFPTELDWETPGTPGYHMSTVGAEKGVTTGRSRRCGWFDAALLKRSAQVNGLSGLCITKLDVLDGLKELQLCTGYMLDGQHIDLLPMGADDITRCIPIYETMDGWSESTVGVTEFQKLPVNARLYLQRIEHVTGVPVALISTSPDRDHTIMMQHPYLSV; this is encoded by the coding sequence ATGAAAACAACCAAAGGTCGCAACGTCGTTGTAGTGGGCACCCAATGGGGCGATGAAGGCAAGGGCAAGCTTGTCGACTGGCTGACAGAAAGTGCGCAAGGCGTGGTGCGCTTTCAGGGCGGACACAATGCTGGGCATACGCTGGTCATCAACGGCATAAAAACAGCATTGCATCTGATCCCCAGCGGCATCATGCGGGCGGGGGTGAAGTGTTATATCGGTAACGGTGTTGTCGTATCAGCGGCCAAGCTGTTTGAGGAAATCGAGGGCTTGGAAAAAGCGGGCGTCGAGGTTCGTTCAAGGTTGCGTGTGAGCGAAGCCTGTCCGTTGATATTGCCTTTCCATGTGGCCTTGGATGTGGCGCGTGAAGCGGCGCGTGAACAAGGCGGTACGGAAAAAATTGGAACGACGGGGCGTGGTATTGGACCCGCCTATGAAGACAAGATCGCACGGCGAGCTCTGCGCGTGCAGGATCTGAAATACCCTGAACGGTTCTCTGCCAAGTTGCGCGAATTGCTTGACCTGCATAACCACGTTCTTCGGACTTTCCTGAATTCTTCTCAGTTTGTGTTTGCTGAGTCGCTCCAACCATATCTGCAGGATGGACAGATTCAATTTGAGCCAGTATTCCAGGAAGCGATGCGACATGCCGAAATGCTTCGGCCGATGATGGCAGATGTGTCCCGCGAGTTGAATGAAGCACATCTGAATGGTGAAAACCTTCTCTTCGAAGGTGCCCAAGGCACGCTGCTTGATGTGGACCACGGAACCTATCCCTATGTCACCTCCAGCAACTGCGTTGCTGGAAATGCGGCAGCTGGTGCAGGGGTGGGCCCGGGTTTGCTGCACTACATTCTTGGAATTACCAAGGCCTATTGCACCCGTGTGGGTGGTGGCCCGTTCCCTACAGAACTTGATTGGGAGACTCCAGGAACGCCGGGCTACCACATGAGCACGGTGGGCGCTGAAAAAGGAGTAACGACGGGGCGCAGCCGCCGTTGTGGTTGGTTTGATGCTGCGTTGCTCAAGCGCAGTGCGCAGGTCAACGGCCTTTCCGGTCTCTGCATTACGAAGTTGGATGTATTGGATGGGCTGAAAGAGTTGCAGTTGTGTACTGGTTACATGCTCGATGGTCAGCACATTGATTTGCTTCCAATGGGGGCAGATGACATCACTAGATGCATCCCGATATATGAAACGATGGATGGCTGGAGTGAATCTACTGTCGGAGTGACCGAGTTCCAGAAGTTACCCGTGAATGCTCGTTTGTATCTCCAACGCATCGAGCATGTGACGGGCGTGCCTGTGGCATTGATCTCCACCAGCCCGGACCGTGACCACACCATCATGATGCAGCATCCCTACCTTTCGGTTTAA
- a CDS encoding phosphoribosyltransferase: MLTEDGKHLYVSYDEYHSLIEKLALRVHQSGWQFDTILCLARGGLRPGDILSRIFNKPLAIMSTSSYRAEAGTVQGHLDLARFITTPKGEIAGRVLLVDDLADTGYTLHAVIDMLKTSYDPITELRSAVIWTKGMSTFQPDYSVEFLPTNPWIHQPFETYDSLSPEKLLEKWRV, from the coding sequence ATGTTGACCGAAGATGGCAAACACTTGTACGTCAGTTACGACGAGTACCACAGCCTCATTGAGAAACTGGCACTCCGGGTGCACCAGTCAGGTTGGCAATTTGACACCATACTTTGTCTTGCTCGTGGGGGCTTGCGTCCTGGAGACATCCTGAGTCGGATTTTCAACAAGCCTCTGGCCATCATGTCGACCAGCTCCTATCGGGCAGAAGCCGGCACGGTACAAGGACATCTAGACCTTGCACGGTTTATCACCACGCCCAAAGGAGAGATTGCAGGGCGTGTCTTGCTCGTCGATGACTTGGCCGATACTGGGTACACATTGCACGCGGTGATCGATATGCTCAAGACGAGCTACGATCCGATCACTGAGCTGCGAAGTGCAGTCATTTGGACAAAAGGTATGTCTACGTTTCAGCCAGACTATTCCGTAGAATTTTTGCCGACGAATCCATGGATTCACCAGCCCTTTGAGACATACGACAGTCTGAGCCCTGAGAAGCTGTTGGAGAAATGGCGTGTGTAG
- a CDS encoding DUF6806 family protein, protein MSHYNAPFEIHVHGQVTLRADTGYEQLQEALKPLWKYAGARSLADGAASVYEEEPGIQFDAKGHMLQMCWTVRGDEDFRQSLDEMCMNLNDLAEQGAAVEVTFYDVDFDEDEADEGSESRDDFIMLFVGPTPAAIMQVQRDLLVQDVINMMERHFDGSELGGVVAEIDKLFSQRFDALVNSLEIGKPPRGPGGSGGGHGSGGGRRPRHLH, encoded by the coding sequence ATGTCACATTACAACGCTCCATTCGAAATCCATGTCCATGGTCAGGTTACGCTGCGTGCTGATACAGGGTATGAGCAGTTGCAGGAGGCTCTCAAACCCCTCTGGAAGTATGCCGGGGCCCGTTCCTTGGCCGACGGGGCTGCCAGCGTGTACGAGGAAGAGCCAGGCATCCAATTCGACGCAAAGGGCCACATGCTTCAGATGTGCTGGACGGTGCGCGGGGATGAGGATTTTCGCCAGTCTCTGGATGAAATGTGCATGAACCTGAACGACCTCGCTGAGCAAGGTGCGGCCGTTGAGGTTACTTTTTACGATGTGGACTTTGACGAAGATGAGGCCGATGAGGGCTCGGAATCACGCGATGATTTCATCATGCTGTTTGTGGGGCCGACGCCTGCGGCCATCATGCAGGTACAGCGCGATCTGTTGGTGCAAGATGTGATTAACATGATGGAGCGTCATTTTGATGGCTCCGAACTGGGTGGTGTGGTGGCTGAGATCGACAAGCTGTTCAGCCAGCGCTTTGATGCCTTGGTGAATTCACTGGAGATCGGCAAGCCTCCGCGTGGCCCTGGTGGTTCCGGTGGCGGGCATGGCAGTGGAGGCGGCCGCCGTCCACGCCATCTGCATTAA
- a CDS encoding YgjP-like metallopeptidase domain-containing protein has protein sequence MQTELIYLGAYPSSLQEQVRDLLHGDRGALAPLLMRKYPQPHAVRTDKALYQYATEIKNRHLRNADVVNKVLFDSKIHVVRHALGLHTSLSRVQGSRLAAKHEIRIASMFKQVPDEFLRMIVVHELAHLREKQHNKAFYQLCEHMEPGYHQYELDVRLYLTHLELDGERLWDSTSF, from the coding sequence ATGCAGACTGAATTGATCTATTTGGGTGCATACCCTTCCTCGCTACAGGAGCAAGTTCGCGACTTGTTGCACGGGGATCGTGGTGCACTGGCACCGCTGCTGATGCGCAAGTACCCGCAGCCGCACGCTGTGCGAACCGATAAGGCCTTGTACCAGTACGCCACTGAGATCAAGAACCGGCATTTGCGCAATGCCGATGTGGTGAACAAGGTGCTGTTTGACAGCAAGATCCATGTTGTGCGGCATGCGCTGGGTCTGCATACCAGTCTGTCCCGAGTGCAAGGGAGTCGGCTAGCGGCCAAACACGAAATTCGAATTGCCTCGATGTTCAAGCAGGTGCCGGACGAATTTTTACGGATGATCGTGGTGCACGAATTGGCCCACCTGCGCGAAAAGCAACACAACAAGGCGTTCTACCAGTTGTGCGAGCATATGGAGCCCGGCTACCACCAGTATGAGTTGGATGTGCGGCTGTACCTGACGCACCTGGAGTTGGATGGAGAGCGCTTATGGGACAGCACAAGCTTCTAA
- the murI gene encoding glutamate racemase, whose translation MPTSQQPIGVFDSGVGGLSVLQALRAELPHERFVYLADSGNAPYGERGDAFVVARTHTITDYLLQHHHIKALVVACNTATAAAIHEARTRHPTLPVVGVEPALKPAVAASKTGRIGVIGTRGTLTSAKFAKLLASLHGQAEFIVQPCDGLAHAIERSTTLAIPETLTATETLALCARYTDAMGKFGTQPGEIDTLVLGCTHYVFVQDDLRSLLGPSVQLIATGEPVARHTRHLLDAADMLARAAETPDSADAIILLTTGTLAPLQNAAQRWLQLPPRCCATVDLPMDKTGPAQ comes from the coding sequence ATGCCCACATCCCAGCAGCCTATCGGTGTTTTCGACAGCGGCGTCGGTGGGCTGAGCGTGCTCCAGGCGCTGCGCGCAGAACTCCCCCACGAACGTTTTGTGTACCTGGCCGACAGCGGCAATGCCCCCTACGGCGAGCGGGGCGACGCCTTTGTAGTCGCGCGCACCCATACCATCACCGACTACTTGCTCCAGCACCACCACATCAAGGCACTGGTGGTGGCCTGCAACACGGCCACGGCCGCAGCCATCCACGAGGCCCGCACGCGCCACCCCACACTACCCGTGGTGGGCGTAGAGCCTGCACTCAAACCTGCTGTCGCGGCCAGCAAAACCGGGCGCATCGGCGTCATCGGCACGCGCGGCACACTGACCAGTGCCAAATTTGCCAAATTGCTGGCGTCGTTGCACGGCCAAGCTGAGTTCATCGTGCAACCCTGTGACGGACTGGCCCATGCCATTGAGCGCAGCACCACTTTGGCCATCCCCGAGACACTCACCGCCACGGAAACCCTGGCACTGTGCGCGCGCTATACAGATGCCATGGGCAAATTTGGGACCCAGCCTGGAGAAATAGACACCTTGGTGCTGGGCTGCACCCATTATGTTTTCGTGCAGGACGACTTGCGCAGCCTGCTCGGCCCATCAGTCCAGCTGATTGCAACCGGCGAGCCGGTGGCACGGCACACGCGACACTTGCTAGATGCAGCCGATATGCTGGCCCGGGCGGCCGAAACGCCCGACTCCGCTGATGCCATTATTCTTTTAACTACGGGCACGCTCGCGCCATTGCAAAACGCGGCACAGCGCTGGCTACAGCTCCCCCCACGCTGCTGTGCAACTGTCGATTTACCAATGGACAAAACTGGGCCTGCCCAATAG
- a CDS encoding fumarate hydratase has protein sequence MTTIRQADLIESIAAALQYISYYHPADYIQHLARAYEREQSPAAKDAMAQILTNSKMSATGHRPICQDTGIVNVFLKVGMDVRWEGFTGSLDDAINEGVRRGYNHEGNTLRASVVADPLFARKNTKDNTPAVIFTEIVPGNTVDVTVAAKGGGSENKSKMVMLNPSDSVVDWVLKTVPTMGAGWCPPGMLGIGIGGTAEKAVLMAKESLMDDLDMYELQAKAAKGEKLTQTEELRLELFNKVNALGIGAQGLGGLTTVLDVKIKMYPTHAASKPVAMIPNCAATRHAHFVMYGSGPVYMDPPSLDLWPNVNWAPDTQKSKRVQLDTLTPAEVASWKPGDTLLLNGKMLTGRDAAHKRIQDMLAKGEKLPVNFTNRVIYYVGPVDPVNDEAVGPAGPTTATRMDGFTEMMLSATGLIAMIGKAERGPVAIEAIKKHKSAYLMAVGGAAYLVSKAIKTAKVVGFADLGMEAIYEFDVVDMPVTVAVDAGGTSAHITGPAEWQKRIATGEFKGIGVSAT, from the coding sequence ATGACGACTATCCGCCAAGCCGACCTGATCGAATCCATTGCCGCCGCACTGCAGTACATCAGCTACTACCACCCGGCCGACTACATCCAGCATCTGGCCCGTGCCTACGAGCGCGAGCAAAGCCCCGCCGCCAAGGATGCAATGGCCCAGATTTTGACCAACAGCAAGATGAGCGCCACGGGCCACCGCCCCATCTGCCAGGACACCGGCATCGTCAACGTGTTCCTCAAGGTCGGCATGGACGTGCGCTGGGAAGGCTTTACCGGCAGCCTGGACGATGCCATCAACGAAGGCGTGCGCCGTGGCTACAACCACGAAGGCAATACGCTGCGCGCCAGCGTGGTGGCCGACCCGCTGTTTGCCCGCAAGAACACCAAGGACAACACCCCCGCAGTGATCTTCACTGAGATCGTGCCGGGCAACACGGTCGATGTGACCGTGGCCGCCAAGGGCGGCGGTTCGGAGAACAAGAGCAAGATGGTCATGCTCAACCCCTCCGATAGCGTGGTGGACTGGGTGCTCAAGACCGTGCCCACCATGGGCGCTGGCTGGTGCCCGCCGGGCATGCTGGGCATCGGCATCGGCGGCACCGCAGAGAAGGCCGTCCTCATGGCCAAGGAAAGCCTGATGGACGACCTGGACATGTATGAACTGCAGGCCAAGGCTGCCAAGGGCGAGAAACTCACCCAAACAGAAGAGCTGCGCCTGGAACTGTTCAACAAGGTCAACGCCCTGGGCATTGGCGCGCAAGGCCTGGGCGGCCTGACCACGGTGCTGGACGTGAAGATCAAGATGTACCCCACGCACGCTGCCAGCAAGCCTGTAGCCATGATCCCCAACTGCGCCGCCACGCGCCACGCGCATTTCGTGATGTACGGCAGCGGCCCGGTCTATATGGACCCACCGAGCCTGGACCTGTGGCCCAACGTGAACTGGGCGCCCGACACGCAAAAGAGCAAGCGCGTTCAGCTTGACACCCTCACGCCCGCCGAGGTGGCCAGCTGGAAGCCCGGAGACACCTTGCTGCTCAACGGCAAAATGCTCACCGGCCGCGATGCCGCGCACAAGCGCATCCAGGACATGCTGGCCAAGGGCGAGAAGCTGCCCGTAAACTTCACCAACCGCGTCATCTACTACGTCGGCCCGGTCGATCCCGTCAATGACGAGGCCGTAGGCCCCGCCGGCCCCACCACCGCCACACGCATGGACGGCTTCACCGAAATGATGCTCAGTGCGACCGGCCTGATCGCCATGATCGGCAAGGCCGAGCGCGGCCCGGTGGCCATAGAAGCCATAAAGAAACACAAATCTGCCTACCTGATGGCCGTTGGAGGAGCGGCCTACCTGGTATCCAAGGCCATCAAGACCGCCAAGGTGGTGGGCTTTGCCGACTTAGGGATGGAAGCCATCTACGAATTTGATGTGGTGGACATGCCCGTCACCGTGGCCGTGGACGCTGGCGGCACCAGTGCCCACATCACCGGCCCGGCCGAATGGCAAAAGCGCATCGCCACGGGTGAATTCAAAGGTATCGGAGTTTCCGCCACCTGA
- the fumC gene encoding class II fumarate hydratase, translating into MSDPKMPQAALRTEFDSFGPIEVPTGRLWGAQTQRSLEHFAISGERIAPELLRALAQVKRACAYVNHTLGLLDAAKTTAIVAAADEVIDGGLGDEFPLVVWQTGSGTQTNMNMNEVLANRASEMLGGARGPARLVHPNDEVNRSQSSNDVFPTAMHVAAVDALTRQLLPTLHMLRATLTGKAEAFADVVKIGRTHLQDATPLTLGQEISGWAAQLQHAEQHVRAVLPHLYELALGGTAVGTGLNAPPGYAQAVAQDLADLTGLPFVTAPNKFEALASCDALVHAHGALKGLAASLMKIANDVRWLASGPRSGLGEIAIPENEPGSSIMPGKVNPTQCEALTMLCCQVMGNDVAINMGGAAGNFELNVFRPMIAHNFLQSVRLLADGMRSFNAHCAVGIVPNRARITELVERSLMLVTALNPHIGYDKAAQIAKAAHQQGLSLREAAIASGHVTAEQFDAWVQPARMV; encoded by the coding sequence ATGTCTGACCCCAAGATGCCCCAAGCCGCCTTGCGTACCGAGTTCGACAGCTTTGGCCCCATCGAGGTGCCAACCGGGCGCCTATGGGGCGCGCAGACGCAGCGCTCTCTGGAGCATTTCGCCATTTCGGGCGAGCGCATTGCGCCTGAACTGCTGCGTGCGCTGGCCCAGGTCAAGCGCGCCTGTGCCTACGTGAACCACACATTGGGTTTGCTGGATGCTGCCAAAACCACGGCCATCGTGGCGGCGGCGGACGAGGTGATCGATGGGGGACTGGGCGACGAGTTTCCCTTGGTCGTTTGGCAGACCGGCTCAGGGACCCAGACGAACATGAACATGAACGAGGTGCTGGCCAACCGCGCCAGCGAGATGCTGGGTGGCGCCAGAGGCCCGGCGCGGCTCGTGCACCCTAACGACGAGGTGAACCGGAGCCAGTCGAGCAACGACGTTTTTCCTACGGCCATGCATGTGGCAGCGGTCGATGCGCTCACGCGCCAACTGCTGCCGACCCTGCATATGTTGCGCGCCACCCTGACTGGCAAAGCCGAGGCTTTCGCCGACGTAGTGAAAATTGGCCGCACGCATTTACAGGACGCCACGCCGCTGACCCTGGGGCAAGAGATTTCGGGCTGGGCCGCGCAGCTGCAGCATGCCGAGCAGCATGTGCGGGCTGTGTTGCCGCATTTGTACGAACTGGCGCTCGGGGGCACAGCCGTCGGCACGGGCCTGAATGCCCCGCCGGGCTATGCGCAGGCTGTGGCGCAGGACCTGGCCGACCTGACGGGCCTGCCTTTTGTCACCGCCCCCAACAAGTTCGAGGCCCTGGCCAGCTGCGACGCCCTGGTCCATGCCCACGGTGCACTCAAGGGGCTGGCTGCCAGCCTGATGAAGATCGCCAACGATGTGCGCTGGCTGGCCAGCGGGCCACGCAGCGGCCTGGGCGAGATTGCCATCCCCGAGAACGAACCGGGCTCCTCCATCATGCCTGGCAAGGTCAACCCTACGCAATGCGAGGCGTTGACCATGCTGTGCTGCCAGGTGATGGGCAACGACGTGGCCATCAACATGGGAGGGGCAGCTGGCAACTTTGAGCTGAACGTGTTCCGCCCCATGATTGCGCACAACTTTCTGCAAAGCGTGCGCCTGCTGGCCGATGGCATGCGCAGCTTCAACGCCCACTGTGCTGTGGGCATCGTACCGAACCGTGCGCGTATCACAGAACTGGTGGAACGCTCACTCATGCTGGTGACGGCGCTCAACCCGCATATTGGCTATGACAAGGCCGCGCAGATCGCCAAGGCAGCGCACCAGCAGGGGTTGAGCCTGCGCGAGGCCGCCATTGCCAGCGGCCATGTCACTGCCGAGCAGTTCGACGCCTGGGTGCAACCGGCCCGCATGGTGTAG